A genomic region of Homalodisca vitripennis isolate AUS2020 chromosome 5, UT_GWSS_2.1, whole genome shotgun sequence contains the following coding sequences:
- the LOC124363786 gene encoding uncharacterized protein LOC124363786 — MLVKSLDSARAEKNALDKNRLEINTMLETLSADYEKVQKANSRLQKMVDTLEDEKVYLQNEVDRLNKDAEMREMSLRTEEDRCSRLREELLTVREDLNKGVPGQGHAGAAQG; from the exons ATGCTCGTCAAGTCTCTGGACTCTGCTCGTGCGGAGAAGAACGCTTTGGACAAGAACCGACTGGAAATTAATACAATG CTAGAGACTCTGAGTGCTGACTATGAGAAGGTTCAGAAGGCCAACAGTCGGCTTCAGAAGATGGTGGACACTCTGGAGGATGAGAAAGTTTACTTGCAAAACGAGGTCGATCGACTGAACAAGGACGCAGAGATGAG GGAGATGTCTCTGAGGACAGAAGAGGACCGCTGTAGCAGACTCCGGGAGGAGTTGCTCACAGTCAGGGAGGACCTCAACAAAGGCGTACCTGGCCAAGGACATGCTGGAGCAGCACAAGGCTGA